A DNA window from Aspergillus nidulans FGSC A4 chromosome I contains the following coding sequences:
- a CDS encoding DUF1993 domain-containing protein (transcript_id=CADANIAT00006556): protein MSTIHTYAITPFIQGLKALTAILKKGEEHAKANNIPLEDLVNASLIADMKPLSFQVFIATNTAVKLVSRATFVEPPAQSDTDKTFDDFYKRIDEALAVLEKADAQTIAANEGKTFKAPLGPREFEFTPESYTNSYAVPNFYFHLVTAYDILRAKGVPVGKMDYLKDFLGDIAA, encoded by the coding sequence ATGTCCACCATTCACACCTACGCCATCACTCCCTTCATTCAGGGCCTCAAGGCCCTGACCGCCATTCTCAAAAAAGGCGAGGAGCACGCAAAAGCAAACAATATCCCGCTCGAGGACTTGGTCAATGCGTCCCTGATCGCCGACATGAAGCCCCTCTCATTCCAGGTCTTCATCGCCACCAACACAGCCGTCAAGCTCGTTTCTCGCGCGACATTTGTGGAGCCACCAGCTCAAAGCGACACCGACAAGACCTTTGATGACTTCTATAAGCGCATTGACGAGGCTCTTGCCGTGCTCGAGAAGGCCGATGCCCAAACCATCGCGGCCAATGAGGGCAAGACGTTCAAGGCTCCCTTGGGCCCCAGGGAGTTTGAATTTACACCAGAATCGTATACGAATAGCTATGCGGTGCCGAACTTCTATTTCCACCTTGTGACAGCGTATGATATCCTGAGGGCCAAGGGAGTGCCAGTGGGCAAGATGGATTACCTGAAGGATTTCCTGGGAGATATTGCGGCTTAG
- a CDS encoding uncharacterized protein (transcript_id=CADANIAT00006554), whose product MRHGQDMQFCAVADIYHAPLNPRNARCVARASPYRIAAKLLVGTTSLTPAFLAALRTRFVPCTAGKISSSSLAGGALGKGDAICWTYVASFMASVQPVSISDCRGHAVVLLKQCGNDPFCDEAGAAGYEDEGRDWSWGSGMTGDEICLGMGNLAGKNPGGDEARLGYRRTKYLGGELCDEPVTGGEGFARDG is encoded by the exons ATGCGTCATGGCCAGGACATGCAGTTCTGCGCAGTCGCGGACATCTACCACGCCCCACTGAATCCGAGGAATGCCCGGTGCGTTGCCAGAG CATCGCCATACAGAATTGCCGCGAAGCTGCTTGTAGGCACGACTAGCTTGACGCCTGCGTTTCTCGCAGCGCTGAGGACGCGCTTCGTCCCCTGCACAGCGGGGAAGAtcagctcatcttcactggcCGGTGGTGCGCTAGGAAAAGGCGACGCGATATGCTGGACCTATGTGGCGTCCTTCATGGCGTCTGTCCAGCCAGTGTCCAT ATCGGACTGTCGTGGGCACGCGGTAGTTCTGCTTAAGCAGTGTGGCAATGACCCATTTTgcgatgaagctggtgccGCCGGTTACGAGGACGAGGGTCGAGATTGGAGTTGGGGCTCTGGCATGACGGGTGATGAAATCTGTCTGGGTATGGGGAATCTAGCTGGCAAAAATCCTGGCGGTGATGAAGCAAGGTTGGGATACAGAAGAACCAAGTATCTAGGAGGTGAACTTTGCGATGAGCCTGTAACTGGAGGCGAAGGCTTTGCGCGCGATGGGTGA
- a CDS encoding uncharacterized protein (transcript_id=CADANIAT00006553) gives MELVAINPVCAYGPAFGKEDSTTLRSITELTSGNAPGIPRIQWGVVDVRDCAELHVLAMTHEEAPAQRFICIGEGMMWMSEMAATVKRNMGDKAKRVTTFQPRISLCELRRFLCRLRGWSCRTWGAIEMFEVTRRETYWSGSGCIRTKRRS, from the coding sequence ATGGAGTTGGTCGCTATCAACCCCGTCTGCGCGTACGGTCCCGCGTTCGGGAAAGAGGATTCAACGACCCTACGATCCATTACCGAGCTTACCTCTGGCAACGCACCGGGCATTCCTCGGATTCAGTGGGGCGTGGTAGATGTCCGCGACTGCGCAGAACTGCATGTCCTGGCCATGACGCATGAAGAAGCGCCGGCGCAGCGCTTCATCTGTATTGGGGAGGGAATGATGTGGATGAGCGAGATGGCGGCGACCGTGAAAAGAAATATGGGAGACAAGGCGAAGAGAGTGACGACGTTCCAGCCCCGGATTTCCTTATGCGAGCTGCGGCGATTTTTATGCCGGTTGCGAGGCTGGTCCTGCAGGACTTGGGGCGCGATAGAGATGTTCGAGGTGACAAGGCGCGAAACCTACTGGAGTGGAAGTGGATGTATACGAACGAAGAGGCGGTCGTag
- a CDS encoding uncharacterized protein (transcript_id=CADANIAT00006555), which translates to MDTQASLPGFKEHPIVHGLYYQSDFITRDHEEQLITLFRTQLTWPDRPGRISVHYGYTFDYKTFGIDPDIPYKPFPDWLVPLLPKTESRPPDQVCLQYYPPGAGIPPHVDSHRGWDQLYALSIGAPVLMRLRHGKTGEERVDVDLEGRSMMCFSGPARLYWTHGIAKKKNDHMPDELLGIEKEKRSVLGAMVREAEKGLESEGRMTSPQKADDGDVKA; encoded by the exons ATGGACACCCAAGCCTCTCTCCCAGGTTTCAAAGAGCATCCAATTGTACATGGCCTCTACTACCAATCCGACTTCATCACTCGtgatcatgaagaacaaCTCATCACCCTCTTTCGCACCCAGCTAACCTGGCCCGATCGCCCCGGTCGCATCTCCGTCCACTACGGCTACACGTTCGACTACAAGACCTTTGGCATCGATCCTGACATTCCATACAAGCCTTTTCCTGACTGGCTTGTTCCATTACTTCCGAAGACCGAAAGCCGACCGCCGGATCAAGTCTGTCTGCAATATTACCCGCCCGGCGCAGGGATCCCGCCGCACGTCGATTCCCATCGCGGGTGGGACCAGCTTTATGCGCTGTCTATTGGCGCGCCCGTATTAATGCGCCTCCGGCATGGCAAGACGGGTGAAGAGAGGGTTGATGTTGATCTTGAGGGGCGCAGCATGATGTGCTTCAGCGGGCCGGCCAGACTGTATTGGACGCATGGgattgcgaagaagaagaatgatcACATGCCAGACG AATTGTTGGgcattgagaaggagaagaggtcggTTCTTGGGGCCATGGTgcgggaggcggagaagggatTAGAGTCCGAAGGGAGGATGACTTCTCCACAGAAGGCGGATGATGGTGATGTCAAGGCTTGA
- a CDS encoding uncharacterized protein (transcript_id=CADANIAT00006560), with amino-acid sequence MRGAAGIKSGKEERSDQGQSATTRAKQRRKRHWSWLAAGLNDPPRSEPCPPGPARQRISVSMSVPDRGWVILAVSWPLFSICLVLVGLRVWVRTRIIKSWGWDDPFILLAFLCATMNSIFVTVSAHYGTGHHASDLSDYQRIESTKFNWLSQGFHVMSTNWGKVSVAIFLLRIIHKVKHHRPMMYGGIVLLTVVNTVAMIAAIVKTINLASLAARADYPWDTVDLTIWIAVEQYLIILAACIPTLTPLFNIAVRQRTSKKSTSNVNYKAGHHSGRSHPYDGLASGGIGKCEPDGYPLAWTRVERARAGSHSDSEDPIMATTESGRGILMTTEFHVQTGSENGDEHVERR; translated from the exons ATGCGAGGCGCCGCCGGAATCAAATCTGGAAAG GAGGAGCGGAGCGATCAAGGACAGAGTGCCACGACCAGGGCCAAGCAACGGCGCAAGCGCCATTGGTCCTGGCTGGCAGCGGGCCTAAATGATCCCCCTAGGAGCGAGCCGTGTCCACCTGGACCCGCTAGGCAAAG AATCTCCGTGTCT ATGTCCGTACCGGATCGTGGATGGGTGATTCTCGCCGTCTCGTGGCCCCTCTTTAGCAtctgcctcgtcctcgtcggcctGCGAGTCTGGGTGCGCACACGGATCATCAAGTCCTGGGGCTGGGATGACCCATTCATCcttctcgccttcctctGCGCAACAATGAACTCGATCTTTGTGACCGTGAGCGCGCACTACGGCACCGGTCACCACGCGAGTGATCTATCGGATTACCAGCGAATCGAGTCGACCAAGTTCAACTGGCTATCGCAGGGATTTCATGTCATGTCGACGAACTGGGGAAAAGTATCAGTTGCGATTTTCCTGCTGCGCATCATCCACAAGGTTAAGCATCATCGACCGATGATGTATGGTGGTATCGTGCTCCTCACGGTAGTGAATACTGT TGCGATGATCGCCGCGATCGTGAAAACTATCAACCTGGCATCCCTCGCCGCGCGAGCAGACTACCCTTGGGACACCGTCGACTTGACGATCTGGATCGCGGTCGAGCAGTACCTCATTATCCTAGCAGCATGCATCCCCACCCTGACTCCCCTCTTCAATATCGCCGTGCGCCAACGCACGAGCAAGAAATCGACCTCAAACGTCAACTATAAGGCTGGCCATCACTCGGGCAGGTCCCACCCGTACGATGGACTAGCAAGCGGCGGCATTGGGAAGTGCGAGCCAGATGGGTACCCACTTGCGTGGACTAGGGTCGAGCGAGCCCGCGCGGGCAGCCACAGTGACAGCGAAGACCCCATTATGGCGACGACGGAGTCGGGCCGGGGTATTCTGATGACGACAGAGTTCCATGTCCAAACTGGGTCAGAGAACGGAGACGAGCACGTGgagcgaagatga
- a CDS encoding pirin family protein (transcript_id=CADANIAT00006559), translated as MSKPLTHAKIIARRSADRGYAEHGGWLKTYHTFSFASYYDHRFTNFGSLRVLNEDRVAARNGFPTHPHRDAEIFSYILSGELTHRDSMVRKGAEGAQGKDFYRMKRGDVQFTTGGTGIAHSEQNESSKPVHFLQIWALPWKYGLKPNYHTKTFDEGAKRKEFVPILSPLKAGVEATPKEEEEAVPAIPETIPIHADFVMGAGIVAPNGRFEWIVGSKDGVVQKKKKRNVYVHLPMTKGGKAKIRLDSRDDALLEEGDGAFITGVNAGDILGVESVGEVEAEVIVLDSD; from the coding sequence ATGAGCAAGCCCCTTACACACGCCAAAATCATCGCCCGCCGCTCCGCAGACCGCGGCTACGCCGAACATGGCGGCTGGCTGAAAACCTACCACACATTCTCTTTCGCGTCGTACTATGACCACCGCTTCACAAACTTTGGCAGTCTGCGAGTGCTGAATGAAGACCGCGTTGCCGCGAGGAATGGCTTTCCGACACACCCGCACCGCGATGCTGAGATCTTCAGCTACATCCTCTCCGGCGAGCTGACGCACCGCGACAGTATGGTCCGGAAGGGCGCCGAGGGAGCGCAGGGAAAGGATTTCTACCGTATGAAGAGGGGAGACGTGCAGTTCACCACTGGCGGAACGGGGATTGCTCATTCTGAGCAGAATGAGAGTTCGAAGCCCGTGCACTTTTTGCAGATTTGGGCGCTGCCGTGGAAGTATGGGCTCAAGCCGAACTATCACACGAAGACGTTCGATGAGGGTGCTAAAAGGAAGGAGTTTGTCCCAATTCTCTCGCCGCTCAAGGCGGGTGTTGAGGCGACGccgaaggaagaggaggaagctgttcctgctATCCCGGAGACAATCCCGATCCATGCGGATTTTGTCATGGGGGCGGGAATTGTTGCGCCTAACGGGCGGTTTGAGTGGATTGTTGGGTCGAAGGACGGAGTggtgcagaagaagaagaagaggaatgtTTATGTGCATTTGCCGATGACCAAAGGGGGTAAGGCGAAGATCAGACTGGACTCGAGGGACGATGCGCTGCTTGAAGAGGGTGACGGAGCGTTCATTACTGGTGTTAATGCGGGTGATATACTTGGAGTTGAGAGTGTGGGAGAAGTAGAGGCGGAGGTTATTGTCTTGGATAGTGACTAG
- a CDS encoding zinc metalloprotease (transcript_id=CADANIAT00006552): MRFLPLLLTAGLGSLQLAAARCGTRNPSERVHAQHRYFLDMEDREAAARASVGVTTREAFDVTIDTFVHVIITNSTAGINMTTLPSQIDEQIDVLNENYLGTGFQFNLVNVSYTHNNAWQAISDGSTTEYEVKSTLRQGDYTTLNLYYGKIGDGILGYATFPDKVTEQEFIMDGVVCDPQSLPGGKPPYDRGITAVHEIGHWLNLFHTFQPGNSDSMNAGCFGHGDYIHDTPAEAYAAFGCPIGRDTCKGAVESNNTYSIPGTDPIHNFMDYTEDECLTHFTEGQITRMRNSWKEERVGYTSDSPSAERRGLNLGVAVDADLKGKIAKPGSGW; the protein is encoded by the exons ATGCGtttcctccctcttctcttaACAGCCGGCCTGGGAAGTCTCCAGCTGGCCGCTGCCCGCTGCGGTACCCGCAACCCCTCAGAGCGCGTGCACGCTCAGCACAGGTACTTCCTCGATATGGAAGACCGGGAGGCTGCGGCCCGCGCCAGTGTCGGCGTAACTACGCGCGAGGCCTTCGATGTGACAATTGACACCTTCGTGCATGTTATCATCACCAACTCCACTGCCGGGATCAATATGACCACCTTGCCGTCCCAGATCGACGAGCAAATCGACGTGCTGAATGAGAACTACCTGGGCACTGGTTTCCAGTTCAACCTGGTCAACGTCTCGTACACTCATAACAACGCCTGGCAGGCGATCTCCGACGGTAGCACGACCGAGTACGAGGTCAAGAGTACCCTGCGACAGGGCGATTACACTACGCTGAATCTGTACTATGGCAAAATCGGAGACGGGATCCTGGGTTATGC GACCTTCCCCGACAAGGTGACTGAGCAAGAGTTCATCATGGATGGCGTTGTCTGCGATCCCCAGTCTCTCCCCGGCGGCAAGCCCCCCTACGACCGCGGCATCACGGCCGTGCATGAAATCGGCCACTGGCTGAACCTCTTCCACACCTTCCAGCCTGGCAACAGCGATTCCATGAATGCCGGGTGCTTCGGCCACGGCGACTACATCCACGACACCCCTGCTGAGGCGTACGCTGCTTTCGGATGTCCTATCGGTCGGGATACGTGCAAGGGCGCCGTCGAGAGCAACAACACCTACTCTATCCCTGGAACTGACCCGATCCACAACTTCATGGACTACACGGAGGATGAGTGCCTGACCCACTTTACTGAGGGACAGATTACGCGGATGCGCAACTCCTGGAAGGAGGAGCGAGTTGGCTACACCTCTGATTCTCCCTCTGCGGAGCGGAGGGGGCTCAACCTGGGCGtggctgttgatgccgaCCTGAAGGGCAAGATTGCGAAGCCCGGGTCCGGGTGGTAA
- a CDS encoding SGNH/GDSL hydrolase family protein (transcript_id=CADANIAT00006557) — MKTLPLALLASASTALAIPPQHNRYPARQSATKYLISFGDSYTSTSFNITGEKPSASNPLGNPPFPGWTSAGGANWIGDLVGTYNNSLLLNYNFAYGGATVNASLVAPYTPEVYSLIDQVAEFNEYLVPPPNFAPWSTNNTLFAIWQHTRGVNDVGGSWYQTNPDALATEILTQLFQQIELIYAETNERSPLIIPATDRSPYITQGENADYTVTHLKAAIASWNTQFTEKAAAFAAAHSDAVVKVIDTQPVFNEILDAGGEAADCWNEDGVTCLWFNDYHPGLVIQDAVAQAVADAWGDFFVVP, encoded by the exons ATGAAAACCCTCCCTCTAGCCCTCCTTGCCTCGGCCTCAACGGCCCTAGCGATCCCCCCTCAACACAACAGGTACCCAGCGAGACAATCGGCGACGAAATACCTGATCAGTTTTGGCGATTCGTACACTTCTACCAGCTTCAACATTACCGGCGAGAAgccctccgcctccaaccCACTCGGGAACCCCCCGTTCCCAGGCTGGACCTCAGCCGGCGGCGCGAACTGGATTGGCGACCTCGTCGGAACATACAACAACTCGCTGCTCCTAAACTATAATTTCGCCTATGGCGGGGCCACAGTCAATGCCTCTCTAGTTGCGCCGTATACGCCTGAGGTTTACTCGTTGATCGACCAGGTCGCCGAGTTCAACGAGTATCTCGTGCCACCACCCAATTTTGCGCCGTGGAGTACAAACAATACCCTTTTCGCCATCTGGCA GCATACCAGGGGCGTCAACGATGTAGGAGGGTCATGGTACCAGACAAACCCGGATGCCCTCGCGACTGAGATCCTCacccagctcttccagcagaTCGAGCTCATCTACGCCG AAACCAACGAAAGAAGCCCGCTGATCATACCAGCCACGGACCGGTCCCCGTACATCACCCAGGGCGAAAACGCAGACTACACGGTGACACATCTCAAGGCTGCGATCGCGAGCTGGAATACCCAATTTACCGAAAAAGCAGCTGCCTTTGCAGCTGCTCATTCCGATGCAGTCGTCAAAGTCATCGACACTCAGCCCGTGTTCAATGAGATACTCGACGCTGGCGGCGAGGCGGCGGACTGCTGGAACGAAGACGGCGTCACCTGTCTTTGGTTCAATGACTATCATCCAGGTCTGGTCATCCAGGATGCAGTTGCGCAGGCGGTTGCAGATGCTTGGGGCGATTTCTTTGTGGTTCCCTAG
- a CDS encoding putative urea hydro-lyase/cyanamide hydratase (transcript_id=CADANIAT00006558) codes for MSNSIAKHGFASVPANTNTLFSEVDLKAKSYPIAVPVSETPIPDTPLCRRIQECARTRLPQPTYHHSLRVYHYGLAIKRYAFPDWSFSDETYFLACMLHDIGTTRENLHATKLSFEFYGGYLALDVLQTQYDAGDAIASKDQAESIAEAIIRHQDLRDVGSITALGQLVQLATIFDNVGGHASLVHDDTVKDVVEHYPRLKWSSCFAATVAEEVELKPWAHTTALGDFKGHILANPYNSFYLRQYAHEYARQLSFSKLSRMSCQNSILDKEFYQRHRTSGTPLPKFFTSAANASDRAIFQEGP; via the exons ATGTCGAACTCAATCGCAAAACATGGCTTCGCCTCCGTCCCTGCGAACACCAACACGCTATTCAGCGAGGTAGATCTCAAGGCCAAATCCTATCCAATCGCAGTCCCTGTTTCAGAGACTCCTATACCTGACACTCCTCTCTGCCGCCGGATCCAAGAGTGCGCCCGCACTCGCCTCCCTCAGCCCACATACCACCACAGCCTCCGCGTCTACCACTACGGGCTCGCCATAAAGCGCTACGCCTTTCCCGATTGGTCTTTTAGTGATGAGACTTATTTCTTAGCGTGCATGCTGCATGATATTGGGACGACGCGCGAGAATCTGCATGCCACCAAACTGAGCTTTGAGTTCTATGGTGGGTACCTCGCGCTCGATGTGCTCCAGACGCAGTATGATGCGGGCGATGCGATCGCATCAAAAGACCAGGCAGAGAGTATAGCCGAGGCCATCATTCGGCATCAAGACTTGAGGGATGTTGGAAGTATTACTGCGCTCGGCCAGTTGGTGCAACTGGCGACCATCTTTG ACAACGTCGGCGGCCATGCAAGCTTGGTCCATGACGATACCGTCAAAGATGTTGTTGAGCATTACCCGCGGCTCAAATGGAGCTCGTGTTTTGCTGCTACGGTGGCCGAGGAGGTGGAGTTGAAACCGTGGGCACATACAACTGCTTTGGGCGACTTCAAGGGGCATATCCTCGCAAATCCGTATAATAG CTTCTACCTACGGCAATACGCGCACGAATATGCACGGCAG TTGTCGTTTTCAAAACTTTCCCGCATGTCCTGTCAGAACTCTATCCTAGACAAGGAGTTCTATCAACGTCACCGAACTAGTGGCACACCCCTGCCAAAATTCTTCACATCGGCTGCAAATGCGTCAGATCGGGCTATTTTTCAGGAGGGCCCGTAG
- a CDS encoding putative MFS transporter (transcript_id=CADANIAT00006561) produces the protein MDDPKVQTAETPTRSILDAEKGSGNVDLEELGEREGYVLDTSLVQNQHQHQHLKTTPDGKTVLIPQPSDSPNDPLNWSSFRKHLILIVVSATAFLPDYGSATGAVTLIPQAAAWNMTQDHVNHSQVGNVFMLGAGGPLVVALSAYFGRFPVLFWFVVIALATAIWCTAAQSFESFMAARILNGFFSTVAQGGGLMFIKDMFFFHEHPRKINIWSAFIVLSPYMGPLFAAFITTTQIWQWAFGVYSIETGLCLIAIALFVEETYYDRRNKSYELVPNGPRWKRMLGIQQRQSGYIVNTVTDAAMRPIKVIVKPVVLIATLYYLLTFAWVVGINTTLSIFLGPLYGFGSKQIGFFYFTPIVAAILGEVTGHWLHDSMAALSSKRNGGRLEPEARLLAIYIATPFMVAGLILLGFALEEAYHYMIAALGWGLYVFGIMIVTVAINAYVLDSYPEASGEVAAWINFGRTTGGFVVSYFMVTWAGDQGAKRQFGTMTGIISAYDIIELVEIERFIQKTVLILYSSSITLTWCLRMSASYIICNLRHLSGCF, from the exons ATGGATGATCCCAAGGTCCAAACCGCTGAAACGCCTACGAGGTCTATCTTAGACGCCGAAAAGGGTTCAGGAAATGTAGATCTCGAGGAGCTTGGCGAGCGAGAAGGCTATGTCCTCGACACCTCTCTCGTGCAGaaccagcaccaacaccagcatctAAAGACCACACCAGATGGCAAAACAGTGCTTATTCCCCAGCCGAGCGATTCACCCAATGATCCACTAAACTGGTCCTCATTCCGTAAGCACTTGATTCTTATTGTGGTTTCCGCGACCGCGTTCTTGCCCGACTATGGGAGTGCCACGGGGGCTGTGACGCTTATCCCGCAGGCTGC GGCGTGGAACATGACTCAAGACCATGTCAACCACTCACAAGTGGGCAACGTCTTCATGTTGGGTGCCGGTGGACCATTAGTCGTCGCCCTGTCGGCGTACTTTGGACGGTTCCCCGTGCTATTCTGGTTCGTAGTGATTGCGCTCGCAACGGCGATCTGGTGCACAGCTGCACAGTCATTTGAGTCGTTCATG GCTGCGCGTATCCTGAATGGTTTCTTTTCAACCGTCGCCCAGGGC GGTGGTCTTATGTTCATAAAAGacatgttcttcttccatgaaCACCCGCGCAAGATCAACATCTGGAGCGCATTCATCGTGCTCTCACCATACATGGGCCCACTCTTTGCAGCATTCATAACGACGACGCAGATCTGGCAATGGGCATTTGGCGTATACTCGATCGAGACCGGGCTGTGCCTGATTGCGATCGCGCTCTTTGTCGAAGAAACATACTACGATCGGCGCAACAAAAGCTACGAACTAGTGCCCAATGGGCCGCGCTGGAAACGCATGCTTGGAATTCAGCAACGGCAGAGCGGGTACATTGTCAATACTGTCACAGACGCAGCGATGAGACCGATCAAGGTGATTGTGAAGCCGGTTGTGCTCATTGCGACGCTTTACTATTTGCTTACCTTTGCATGGGTTGTTGGCATCAATACGACGCTGAGTATCTTCTTGGGACCATTGTATGGTTTCGGTTCTAAGCAAATTG GTTTCTTCTATTTCACCCCAATCGTTGCCGCCATCCTCGGTGAGGTCACCGGCCACTGGCTCCACGACAGTATGGCAGCCCTCTCCTCCAAACGAAACGGAGGACGCCTTGAGCCTGAGGCACGTCTGTTGGCGATCTACATTGCAACGCCATTTATGGTAGCTGGCTTGATCCTGCTGGGTTTCGCGCTGGAAGAAGCATACCACTACATGATTGCCGCGCTCGGATGGGGCCTGTACGTATTTGGAATCATGATCGTGACCGTCGCTATCAACGCGTATGTTCTCGACAGCTACCCCGAGGCGAGCGGGGAGGTTGCGGCGTGGATTAACTTTGGCCGGACGACGGGCGGGTTCGTGGTATCGTACTTTATGGTTACATGGGCAGGCGATCAGGGTGCTAAGAGGCAGTTTGGGACCATGACCGGCATT ATCAGTGCGTATGATATCATCGAGTTGGTTGAAATAGAGCGATTTATCCAGAAAACTGTTCTCATTCTGTATTCGTCTTCCATTACCTTAACGTGGTGTTTGCGGATGAGC GCGTCCTACATCATTTGTAACTTGAGGCACCTGTCCGGCTGTTTCTAA